Within Nocardioides rotundus, the genomic segment GCAGCGCCTCGATGAAGTCCAGAGCCGCGGCGGCGCGGGCCGCCTCGCGGACCTCCTCGCGGGTGGCGTCGGGGCGCCCGTAGGCGATGTTGTCGGCGATGCTGCCGGCGAACATGAAGACGTCCTGGGCGACGTAGCCCATCGAGCCGCGCAGCGAGTCCCAGTCGAGCTCGCGGACGTCGGAGCCGTCCAGCAGCACCCGCCCGGTCCGGGGGTCGTCGAAGCGCAGGATCAGCCGCAGCACCGAGGACTTCCCGGCCCCGGTGGCGCCGACGATCGCGTGCGTCTCGCCTGCGGGGATCTCCATGTCGACGCCGTGCAGGACGTCCGGGCCGTCGGCGTACCCCGCGCGCACGCCCCTCAGCTCGACCCGGCCGCACACGGGGCGCGCGAGCGACCGGTCCCCGGCCGGCACGGTGATCGGCACCGTGAGCAGCCCGAGGATCCGGGCGGTCGAGGCCCGGCCGCGCTGGTAGAGGTCGAGCACCTCGGCGACCCGGGTGAGCGGCCACAGCAGGCGCTGGGTCATGAACACCAGGACGGAGTAGAGGCCGACCTGCAGGTCGCCGCGCAGGGTCGCCCACCCGCCGAGCAGCAGGGTGCCGGTGAAGCCGGCCAGGATCGCCACCCGCACCAGCGGCACGAAGGCGGCGGAGGAGCGGATGGCGGCCACGTTGGCGGAGCGGTACGCCGCCGAGGCGGACGCGATCCGGTCGCGCTCCCGGTCCTCAGCGGTGAAGGCCTTGATCGTGGCGATGCCGGCCAGGTTGGCCGAGAGCGCCTCGGAGAGGTCGGCGACGGTGTCGCGCACCCGGCCGTAGAGCGGCTCCAGCCGGCGCTGGAAGATCAGTGACCCGACGACGATCACCGGGATCGGGAGGAAGGCGAAGAGCAGCAGCTGCCAGGACGCCGCCGCGAAGACCGCGCCGACCAGCAGCACGTTCAGCGCCGTCTGCAGGATCGCCGGGGCGCCGATGTCGAGGAACCGCTCGAGCTGGTTCACGTCGTCGTTGAGCGTGGCCAGGGTCGAGCCGGACCCGCGCCGCTCGTGCCAGCCCATGTCCAGGTGCTGCGCGTGGTCGTAGGCCTCGACCCGCAGGTCGTGCTCGACCCCCTGGGCCAGCCCGCGCCACAGGACCGCGGCGGCGTACTCGGTGAGCGACTCGACGATCCACACCACGACGTTGAGTACGGCGAGCCAGGCGAGCTGGGCGTAGCGGGAGTCCACCCCGAGCAGCGACCCCACGAAGGACCCCTCGCCCCGCACGACCACGTCGACCGCGGCGCCGATCAGCAGATCGGGCACCACGTCGGCCACCTTGTTGACCGTCGACATCGTGACCGCCGCGACGAACCGGGGTCGGTATCGCCGCTGACGGCGCCACAGGGCGCTGAGGGGGCGTTCCGGGCCGCCTGGCCCGCTCGTGGTGGGGTGCAAGAGGGTTCGTCCCGTCCGTCGCTCTCGTTAGGTAAGGCTACCCTAACTTAATCGCGGCGGTCGGTGGCCCGGTGGTGACCGACCTCGCACATGCCGAAGGGCCCCGCCCCGGCATCGCTGCCGGGACGGGGCCCTTCGTGTCTGGTACCCCCGACCGGATTCGAACCGGCGCTACCGCCTTGAGAGGGCGGCGTGCTAGGCCGCTACACAACGGGGGCGAGACGCGTTCTCACGCGGGTGAGACCCTAGCCAATCGGCTCCTGTCGCACCAAATCCCGGCCGCGTGGCCGGGACTTTCGCTGGGATACTAGGACTCGAACCTAGACTAACTGAACCAGAATCAGTCGTGCTGCCAATTACACCATATCCCAATGGTCAGGCCCCTTCGGAGGAGTCCTCCGGGGCCGAGGAAGAACGATACACAAGCCCCGTGGAGGCGGCCAAAACGGCCGGATCGGCCGAGCGCGCGACCCCCATCCGCCGGGCCGCCCACCACACCAGCGCGAGGAACAGCAGGGTCCGGATCACCGTCGACGGGATCATCCACCAGGTCGCCTCTCCGGGGTTGAGCGCACTGGCCAGGTCGCTGAAGGCGAGCGCGAGCCCGAAGGCGACGAAGTTGTTGAGCACGTGCATCGCGATGCCCGCCTCGAGGCCGCCGGTGATGAGCACGAGCACGCCGGAGAGCACGCCGAAGGCGAACCGGTCGAAGAACACCGGGGCGCTCTGCGAGCCGTGGGCGAGTGCGAACAGCAGCGCGGGTACGGCGACCGCGAGCACGCGGCCGGCGGTACGCCCCCAGGCGGTGTCGGCCATGCTGCCGACCGCCTGGGTGAGGTAGCCGCGGAACAGGTACTCCTCCGCGGCCGCCTGCAGCGGGGTGAGGAAGAGCACGACGAGCAGGAAGTCCCGCATCTGCCGGGTGAACGGGTTGAGCTCCTGGCTCACCTCGCCCGCCTCCTGGCCGGGCAGCAGCGTGGACACCACGATCGACACGGCCAGCGCGGCCACCGACAGGCCCAGGCAGGCGGCGAACCACCGCCAGCGGATCCGTGGGTGGACCGAGGACAGCCAACGCGGCCGCATCCCGTGCAGGACGCGGACCAGCAGCCACGACAGCGGGATCGCCGTGGCCAGGGTGAGGTTGAGGTAGGCCAGCGCCACCGGGGTCGGGTCGCCGAGGTCGGTCACCCGGGCCAGCGTCTCCTGGGCGGGGACGCCGGAGGCGCCGTACCAGAGCAGGAACGGCACGGTCATCAGCGCCGGGGCCACCACGAACACCCCGCCCAGCAGCA encodes:
- a CDS encoding ABC transporter ATP-binding protein → MSTVNKVADVVPDLLIGAAVDVVVRGEGSFVGSLLGVDSRYAQLAWLAVLNVVVWIVESLTEYAAAVLWRGLAQGVEHDLRVEAYDHAQHLDMGWHERRGSGSTLATLNDDVNQLERFLDIGAPAILQTALNVLLVGAVFAAASWQLLLFAFLPIPVIVVGSLIFQRRLEPLYGRVRDTVADLSEALSANLAGIATIKAFTAEDRERDRIASASAAYRSANVAAIRSSAAFVPLVRVAILAGFTGTLLLGGWATLRGDLQVGLYSVLVFMTQRLLWPLTRVAEVLDLYQRGRASTARILGLLTVPITVPAGDRSLARPVCGRVELRGVRAGYADGPDVLHGVDMEIPAGETHAIVGATGAGKSSVLRLILRFDDPRTGRVLLDGSDVRELDWDSLRGSMGYVAQDVFMFAGSIADNIAYGRPDATREEVREAARAAAALDFIEALPGGFETWVGERGVTLSGGQRQRLALARALRDPAVLVLDEATSAVDNETEAAIQESLRHAAARRTAIVVAHRLSTVRHAHRIWVFDGGRVVEAGTHDELIAEDGAYAALWRVQTGQSHDTEVVR
- a CDS encoding CPBP family intramembrane glutamic endopeptidase: MTQRGPEYTTLLRAAPRPVWLGLLGIPLLLGGVFVVAPALMTVPFLLWYGASGVPAQETLARVTDLGDPTPVALAYLNLTLATAIPLSWLLVRVLHGMRPRWLSSVHPRIRWRWFAACLGLSVAALAVSIVVSTLLPGQEAGEVSQELNPFTRQMRDFLLVVLFLTPLQAAAEEYLFRGYLTQAVGSMADTAWGRTAGRVLAVAVPALLFALAHGSQSAPVFFDRFAFGVLSGVLVLITGGLEAGIAMHVLNNFVAFGLALAFSDLASALNPGEATWWMIPSTVIRTLLFLALVWWAARRMGVARSADPAVLAASTGLVYRSSSAPEDSSEGA